Proteins from one Candidatus Methylacidiphilales bacterium genomic window:
- a CDS encoding Txe/YoeB family addiction module toxin: protein MSYRLVFTKQAQKDARKLANTGLKHKAQTLLDIISDNPFQNPPPYEKLIGDLSGAYSRRINIQHRLVYQVIKEDRIVKVLRLWTHYE from the coding sequence GTGAGTTACCGCTTGGTTTTCACCAAACAGGCGCAGAAAGATGCAAGGAAGCTTGCAAACACAGGTTTGAAACACAAAGCACAGACGCTTCTGGATATAATTTCAGACAATCCATTCCAAAATCCCCCTCCCTACGAGAAACTGATCGGGGACCTTTCCGGCGCCTATTCACGACGAATCAATATTCAACACCGATTGGTCTATCAGGTTATTAAGGAAGACCGCATCGTCAAAGTCCTTCGCCTGTGGACGCACTATGAATAG
- a CDS encoding type II toxin-antitoxin system Phd/YefM family antitoxin, whose protein sequence is MQTVTATTARTIIYKLLDEAADSHEPIQITGKRSNAVLVSEEDWRAIQESLYLISIPGMRKSIRAGLATPISECAKELDW, encoded by the coding sequence ATGCAGACGGTTACAGCCACGACAGCCCGCACCATCATTTACAAGCTACTTGATGAGGCCGCAGACTCGCACGAGCCCATCCAGATAACAGGCAAACGCAGCAATGCTGTTCTCGTCTCAGAAGAGGACTGGCGCGCCATTCAAGAAAGTCTGTATTTGATCTCCATTCCTGGGATGCGCAAATCTATTCGGGCAGGCCTTGCCACACCTATATCGGAGTGCGCCAAGGAGCTTGACTGGTGA
- a CDS encoding serine protease — MHINFSINGSHCIWKIESPDCLLGLATGITQDGYLITAAHAAKPHCGVLGWMEGKLATARARVVYKKSFGEPGAEFAILHIENHIDNPLRLEPLKSDQKQVYALASELGPNGRLIVLAGQILNQSKVGADEGISVISTNLPTQPGDSGGAVLSPNGNLIGLNTGFNMPWLSFKVFHTACAPSKELVMSIIERDRQESKKSMPISKPN, encoded by the coding sequence ATGCACATTAACTTCTCCATCAATGGCAGCCACTGCATCTGGAAAATTGAAAGTCCGGATTGCCTTCTCGGTCTGGCAACGGGGATTACGCAAGATGGTTACCTCATTACCGCAGCCCACGCTGCAAAACCGCACTGCGGCGTCCTCGGCTGGATGGAGGGGAAGCTGGCAACGGCGCGCGCCCGCGTGGTTTATAAAAAATCATTCGGCGAACCCGGAGCGGAATTCGCAATTCTTCATATCGAGAATCACATCGACAATCCTCTGCGATTGGAACCCTTAAAGTCAGACCAAAAACAAGTTTATGCACTTGCCAGTGAGCTGGGCCCAAACGGCAGGCTGATTGTGCTTGCAGGCCAGATACTGAACCAGTCAAAAGTCGGCGCTGACGAAGGTATCTCAGTAATTTCAACAAACCTCCCAACGCAACCTGGGGATAGTGGTGGGGCTGTTTTATCACCCAATGGAAACTTGATCGGCCTGAACACGGGATTCAATATGCCGTGGCTTTCTTTCAAAGTCTTTCACACAGCCTGCGCACCAAGCAAAGAACTGGTAATGTCCATCATCGAACGGGATCGGCAGGAATCTAAAAAGTCCATGCCAATCTCTAAACCCAACTGA